The following nucleotide sequence is from Candidatus Polarisedimenticolia bacterium.
GGTCAGAGGATGGGTCGCTCCGGCATCGATCTCGACCACGCGCCCGCCCTCGACCTTGACCTCCAGCGCGCAGGCATCGGGGCAATCGAGGGGGCAGATGCTCTTCATCGAGGGGTTTCCCATCCCGTTTCCGGGTTCGTCGCCGTTCACCGCGGGAAAAAGCGAACCGTGAGAGCGAAAGCGTAGCGGTTCCGGCGCGCCCCCGTCAAGACCTCCCGGGCCCCGGGGACGGCGCCGCGCCGCCGTTCTTGACGGCGTTCGACCGATGGTGCTAAGGTTTCCCTTCTTTGAGGATTTCCATTCGGGGCGTAGCGCAGCCTGGTAGCGCACTTGCTTCGGGAGCAAGGGGTCGGTGGTTCGAATCCACTCGCCCCGACCATTGTTTTCCTTCCCGCCGATGGCCGTTAAACGCTTCCTGATCCAGGGAATCGTCCAGGGTGTGGGCTTCCGTTATTTTGCCCTGAGGTCGGCGCGAGGGCTGAGTCTCGCCGGGTACGTGCGGAACCTTCCCGACGGTTCCGTGGAGGCCGTGGCGCGCGGCGAAGCCAAGGGGCTCGCGGCCCTGGAGG
It contains:
- a CDS encoding acylphosphatase; amino-acid sequence: MVRIHSPRPLFSFPPMAVKRFLIQGIVQGVGFRYFALRSARGLSLAGYVRNLPDGSVEAVARGEAKGLAALEAALRRGPPGSRVDAIDVQDDDRNVPGDDFVIR